One Brassica oleracea var. oleracea cultivar TO1000 chromosome C7, BOL, whole genome shotgun sequence genomic window carries:
- the LOC106302069 gene encoding uncharacterized protein LOC106302069, with amino-acid sequence MARGVALRCCNGRKSSTLLYSSIARVSLSFSPKTLLASFPIQPRRQNFSRLFCNLSSVPNTVDEKKYKEVFNRRMAMAGLKPHHRIALGVSGGPDSMALCVLTAKWKTEGLSGVNKTDGFIDGLVAVVVDHGLRQESRDEAELVCSRVSDIGIRCEIARCDWVNGRPKQGHLQEAARDMRYQMISNVCFRQQIGVLLIAHHADDQAELFILRLSRGSGVLGLAGTSFASEIFSQDLELGVKHMKNRSILLVRPLLDLWKEDMYKICQWGRQDWVEDPTNLSQLFVRNRIRTSIGNIQSDTFKSELQAVISECRRTRSFVDKVCTDLINQTVSVTDKGYAVLDLERLNPTEVKDICLSKYLTTVLQFISQRQRPIRGNTLKLLLNYIRAIPCRTSLTAAGCYLSPAPGSKGTEVIVSCFLDSSLPSKTEILNICFNEARKRPTSDDLGQIISSAKTFLEQNRVSDVQFLDVASESVLSKARELNLLSESTYTTIGLLQRDETNRFITKKEDKPVDESEDHGTNIASSSNKVHLLPGKDLYLMNRFLIRWDLSSHQCDEARCGKCPVRTATTMEVRHMVESDWLYLAELSRSLNRNHSTSSSHKALRSLKSIPAAARRSFLVLVDHCGLLLSIPAIGFSYCPCLKASTVFLPRVPLGGGFSSFL; translated from the exons ATGGCGCGAGGTGTAGCCTTACGCTGCTGCAATGGAAGAAAGTCTTCGACTTTGCTCTACAGCTCAATCGCTAGGGTTTCACTTTCCTTCTCCCCTAAAACCCTTCTCGCTTCCTTTCCTATTCAACCCCGCCGCCAAAACTTCTCACGACTGTTCTGTAACCTCTCCTCTGTTCCAAACACCGTCGATGAAAAGAAGTACAAAGAGGTTTTCAACAGAAGAATGGCAATGGCTGGACTCAAACCTCATCACCGAATTG CTTTGGGAGTTTCAGGTGGGCCTGATAGTATGGCGCTTTGTGTTCTGACTGCAAAATGGAAAACTGAAGGGTTAAGTGGTGTTAACAAGACAGATGGTTTCATCGATGGACTTGTTGCTGTGGTTGTGGATCATGGATTACGACAAGAGAGTAGAGATGAAGCTGAACTTGTCTGCTCCAGAGTTTCTGACATAG GAATCAGATGTGAGATTGCTCGTTGTGATTGGGTGAATGGTAGACCAAAGCAAGGTCATTTACAAGAAGCAGCTCGTGATATGAG GTATCAAATGATATCGAATGTTTGCTTTCGACAACAGATTGGGGTCTTGCTTATAGCTCATCATGCAGATGACCAG GCTGAGTTATTCATTCTCAGGTTATCTCGTGGTAGCGGCGTTCTTGGACTTGCGGGTACATCATTTGCATCTGAGATTTTCTCCCAGGATTTGGAGTTAGGCGTAAAACATATGAAGAACAGATCTATTCTCTTAGTTCGTCCGTTGCTTGATTTATGGAAAGAAGACATGTACAAG ATATGTCAATGGGGTAGACAAGATTGGGTTGAAGATCCGACTAATCTTAGTCAGTTGTTTGTTCGGAATCGGATTCGAACTTCAATAGGAAATATACAGTCAG ATACTTTTAAGTCAGAGCTGCAAGCAGTTATTTCTGAATGTCGGAGAACACGTTCTTTTGTAGATAAAGTTTGTACAGACTTAATAAATCAGACTGTATCAGTGACAGAT AAAGGGTACGCTGTTCTTGATCTAGAGAGACTAAACCCTACAGAAGTTAAAGACATTTGTCTCTCAAAGTATCTTACTACGGTCCTGCAG TTTATCTCCCAAAGGCAGAGACCAATCAGAGGAAACACCTTGAAGTTGCTTTTGAACTACATCCGTGCAATTCCATGCAGG ACATCTCTTACAGCTGCTGGTTGTTACCTTAGTCCAGCTCCTGGTTCAAAGGGCACCGAAGTTATAGTCTCTTGTTTTCTTGACAGTTCTTTACCGTCAAAGACAGAGATCTTGAACATTTGCTTCAATGAAGCTCGGAAAAGACCGACATCTGATGACCTTGGACAAATCATATCATCTGCAAAAACTTTTTTAGAGCAGAACAGAGTATCTGATGTCCAGTTTTTGGATGTTGCATCTGAATCCGTACTGAGTAAAGCCAGAGAGCTCAATCTTTTAAGCGAATCGACCTACACAACCATCGGTCTACTGCAGAGAGATGAAACCAATCGGTTCATAACTAAAAAAGAAGACAAACCGGTGGATGAATCAGAAGATCATGGAACCAACATTGCATCTTCCTCTAATAAAGTCCATCTTTTGCCAGGGAAAGATCTTTACTTGATGAACCGGTTTCTCATCAGGTGGGACTTGAGTAGCCACCAATGTGATGAAGCACGTTGCGGTAAGTGCCCGGTGAGAACAGCTACAACAATGGAGGTTCGGCACATGGTTGAATCTGACTGGCTCTATCTAGCTGAGCTTTCAAGATCTTTGAACAGAAATCATTCTACTTCGTCCTCACATAAAGCTCTCAGGTCGTTAAAGTCTATCCCTGCCGCTGCAAGAAGAAGCTTTCTTGTCTTGGTCGATCACTGCGGACTACTGCTTAGCATTCCC GCTATTGGCTTCAGCTATTGTCCATGCTTGAAGGCATCAACAGTGTTTCTGCCGAGAGTACCACTTGGAGGCGGCTTTAGCTCATTTCTTTAA